A stretch of Pseudorhodobacter turbinis DNA encodes these proteins:
- a CDS encoding ABC transporter permease, with the protein MMSFWKRFSYNRGAVIGLVILAFVIATAILAPVLFPQSPWKMVQRPFLPPFTQDGLMLGTDALGRDVLAGLAHGAYVSLLVGLVSTIVALAIGVPVGAMAGYFAGRTDDALMRFTEFFQTIPSFALAIVLLAIFQPSLTFVIIAISVVSWPPVARLVRGEVLSLRTREFVEAATLSGLGNLQIITRHILPNALPPIIVLASLMVAQAILLESSLSFLGLGDPNIMSWGYMIGAARTVIRTAWWLSFLPGMAILLTVLALNLIGEGLNDALNPRLMRKSE; encoded by the coding sequence ATGATGAGTTTTTGGAAACGTTTCAGCTATAATCGCGGTGCCGTGATCGGCTTGGTCATTCTGGCCTTTGTGATTGCAACAGCCATCCTGGCCCCGGTCCTTTTCCCGCAAAGCCCGTGGAAGATGGTGCAACGGCCCTTCTTGCCACCTTTCACGCAAGACGGCCTGATGCTGGGTACAGATGCGCTGGGGCGCGATGTTCTGGCGGGGTTGGCGCATGGGGCTTATGTCAGCCTTTTGGTCGGTTTGGTATCGACGATTGTCGCCCTTGCGATCGGTGTGCCGGTTGGCGCGATGGCGGGGTATTTTGCAGGGCGTACGGATGATGCGCTTATGCGCTTTACGGAGTTCTTCCAGACGATCCCCAGCTTTGCGCTGGCCATCGTTCTCTTGGCGATCTTCCAGCCCAGTCTGACATTTGTGATCATCGCGATCTCTGTCGTCTCATGGCCCCCTGTGGCACGGCTCGTCCGAGGTGAAGTTCTGTCGCTGCGCACGCGCGAATTTGTTGAGGCCGCGACCCTGTCGGGCCTTGGCAATCTGCAAATCATCACGCGTCATATTCTGCCCAACGCCCTGCCGCCGATCATCGTGTTGGCCTCGCTTATGGTGGCGCAGGCGATCTTGCTTGAAAGCTCGCTTTCCTTCCTTGGCTTGGGCGACCCCAATATCATGTCTTGGGGGTATATGATTGGTGCTGCCCGCACCGTAATCCGCACCGCGTGGTGGCTGTCGTTCCTGCCGGGGATGGCGATCTTGTTGACCGTGCTGGCGCTGAATTTGATCGGCGAGGGCCTGAATGATGCGCTCAATCCGCGTTTGATGAGGAAATCCGAATGA
- a CDS encoding ABC transporter ATP-binding protein encodes MTLLSIRDLSIALPAGADRHYAAKDINFDLAPGEILCIVGESGSGKSMSANAVMGLLPQGVVPDKGSITFDGQSILGLSEKEMLKLRGSRISMIFQEPLSALNPLMRVGAQIAEVFEAHGALTGAERRARALKLLEEVGIPDPQAAIRAYPFQLSGGQRQRVMIAMALALEPDILIADEPTTALDVTTQAQILKLIEDLRRARGMAVIFITHDFGVVADIADRVIVMKKGEIVETGTAHDVLLKPQHPYTRALIDAIPRLTHPHEVQEAEQTPILTVEGLQKTFSTGSGTFFGKRRVVKAVQDVNFELYAGETIGIVGESGSGKSTVGRCLVRLLDPDGGRVLMNGVDIAGMSGADLRNQRRKMQMIFQDPYSSLNPRARVSRILTEGLIAYGTSKSDAQAKARELLEMVGLDASAMQRFPHEFSGGQRQRIGIARALALEPSIIIADEAVSALDVSIQAQVLDLLAELKSRLHLSMLFITHDLRVAARICDRIIVMQKGKIVEAGPVGKVLHDPDTAYTRSLLDAIPGQEYERALAAAD; translated from the coding sequence ATGACCTTGCTGAGTATCCGCGACCTATCCATTGCCTTGCCCGCCGGGGCGGACCGCCACTATGCGGCCAAGGATATCAACTTTGACCTCGCACCCGGCGAAATCCTCTGCATCGTGGGGGAGAGCGGTTCAGGCAAATCCATGTCCGCCAACGCGGTGATGGGGCTGCTGCCACAGGGTGTTGTGCCCGATAAAGGCAGTATCACTTTTGACGGGCAGTCGATTTTGGGCCTGTCGGAAAAAGAGATGCTCAAGCTGCGCGGCAGCCGCATTTCGATGATCTTTCAAGAACCCTTGAGCGCGTTAAACCCGCTGATGCGTGTTGGTGCACAGATCGCGGAGGTATTCGAGGCCCACGGCGCGCTTACCGGGGCCGAACGGCGTGCGCGCGCGCTAAAGCTGTTGGAAGAAGTGGGCATCCCCGATCCGCAGGCTGCGATCCGGGCCTATCCTTTCCAGCTTTCAGGTGGCCAGCGCCAGCGCGTGATGATCGCTATGGCACTGGCGCTGGAGCCGGACATCTTGATTGCGGATGAGCCGACAACCGCGCTGGATGTCACGACGCAAGCGCAGATCCTGAAGCTGATCGAAGATCTGCGCCGTGCGCGTGGCATGGCAGTTATTTTCATCACCCATGATTTTGGCGTTGTGGCCGATATCGCGGATCGGGTGATTGTGATGAAAAAGGGTGAAATTGTCGAAACCGGTACTGCGCATGACGTGTTGCTAAAACCGCAGCACCCCTACACCCGCGCATTGATCGACGCGATACCCCGACTGACCCACCCCCATGAAGTACAAGAGGCTGAACAGACGCCGATCCTGACTGTGGAGGGTTTGCAAAAAACCTTCTCGACCGGGTCGGGCACGTTTTTTGGCAAGCGCCGCGTGGTGAAGGCCGTTCAGGACGTGAACTTTGAGCTTTATGCAGGCGAAACCATTGGTATCGTGGGGGAATCCGGGTCGGGAAAATCCACAGTGGGGCGCTGTCTTGTGCGGCTGTTGGACCCTGATGGCGGGCGCGTCTTGATGAACGGTGTCGATATTGCCGGTATGTCGGGGGCGGACCTGCGCAACCAGCGGCGCAAGATGCAGATGATTTTTCAAGACCCGTATTCGTCTTTGAATCCGCGTGCGCGGGTCTCACGCATCCTGACCGAGGGGCTCATCGCCTATGGCACCTCCAAAAGCGATGCGCAGGCCAAGGCGCGGGAGCTTCTTGAAATGGTTGGGCTTGATGCCTCCGCGATGCAGCGTTTCCCGCATGAGTTTTCTGGCGGACAACGGCAAAGGATCGGGATCGCGCGCGCATTGGCATTGGAGCCGTCCATTATCATCGCGGACGAGGCGGTCTCGGCGCTTGATGTGTCGATTCAGGCCCAAGTGCTGGACCTTCTGGCAGAGCTGAAAAGCCGACTGCATCTTTCCATGCTCTTTATCACCCATGATCTTCGCGTGGCCGCGCGCATTTGTGATCGGATCATTGTGATGCAAAAAGGCAAGATTGTCGAAGCGGGGCCGGTGGGCAAAGTGTTGCATGACCCCGACACCGCCTATACCCGCAGTCTGCTGGACGCGATTCCGGGTCAGGAATATGAGCGTGCATTGGCGGCGGCAGACTAA
- a CDS encoding helix-turn-helix transcriptional regulator has protein sequence MPQTIHQDSVHTPPVSPTVNNRPKIVFVGSAISFSERTLAVYRAEFTDYDFFRIATLAELSVMRSVHNDVQLVIFEADMMQSALDDTQRFVDAVGAARTIFSMSDPQDAARFLLARERHSGLDNVGFLPLNGPMDVWISIMYLFLCGQSFMPHEIADALINHCAQAAREDGLQPGLTTREWEVLHMVAQGAANKNIAADLDLSIHTVKLHIHNLLRKIGVSNRTCAASWFMEHHSGQPDPHRGAHGGS, from the coding sequence ATGCCCCAAACGATACACCAAGACTCAGTTCATACCCCGCCGGTCTCACCGACTGTCAATAATCGCCCTAAAATCGTTTTTGTCGGAAGCGCGATAAGCTTTTCGGAACGAACTCTGGCCGTCTACCGCGCAGAGTTTACGGACTACGACTTTTTCCGCATTGCGACGCTGGCCGAACTCTCGGTTATGCGCAGCGTGCATAACGATGTGCAGCTTGTGATCTTTGAAGCAGATATGATGCAATCCGCCCTGGACGATACGCAACGCTTTGTGGATGCGGTTGGTGCAGCAAGGACCATCTTTTCGATGTCGGACCCGCAGGATGCGGCACGGTTCCTTTTAGCACGCGAACGACATTCAGGATTGGATAATGTTGGTTTCCTGCCGCTAAATGGTCCAATGGATGTTTGGATATCGATCATGTATCTTTTTCTGTGTGGACAAAGTTTTATGCCGCACGAGATTGCCGATGCACTGATAAATCACTGTGCTCAGGCAGCGAGAGAGGATGGATTACAACCCGGTTTGACCACGCGGGAATGGGAAGTATTGCACATGGTGGCACAGGGCGCTGCGAACAAGAACATTGCAGCCGATCTGGATCTGTCCATTCATACAGTGAAACTTCACATTCATAATCTGCTAAGAAAGATTGGCGTTTCCAACAGAACCTGTGCCGCAAGCTGGTTTATGGAACATCACAGCGGACAGCCTGACCCGCACCGCGGCGCGCATGGCGGATCGTAA